The DNA region TTCAATTATGTTTTGTGAACAATGCGAACAAACCGCCAGTGGTCAAGGTTGTCACCAATGGGGCGCTTGTGGGAAAAGTCCAGCCGTAAATGGGGTTCAAGACCTCTTGGTCTATTGCCTTAGAAGTTTAGCTCCCGTAGCTCTAAAAGCTGGAGAACTAGGATTATCCATTTTAGAAGTCGATCGCTTTACCTGCGAGAGCCTGTTTACCACGATGACGAATGTCAACTTTGACCAGCGTTATTTTGCCAATTTAATTCGTCATGCGATCGCCCTGCGGGAAGACCTGAAAGTTCAAATTGCCCAATCTACGAGCATTGAGTGGCCCGAAATTGCCGACTATCAACCCGACTTTACCGAAAGTTTAGCCGAACAGGGGGAAAACCTTACTGCTCGCTTGCTAGAGTCCGCCAAGGGCAACCCCGATATCTTTGCCCTGAAGTTGCTGGTACTCTATGGAGCCAAAGGTATGGCTTCCTATGCCTTCCATGCCTACGAACTCGGTCAAGAAGACCCCGATATTTACCAGTTCTGCCATCAAGCTTTACATGCAGTCGATCAAGACCACTTGACCTTAGAGGAGTGGGTGGCTTTAGCGCTGAAAATAGGAGAAATGAACCTGAAAGCCATGGCTTGCTTAGATGCGGGTCATACCGAAACCTATGGTCATCCCGTACCGACTACCGTACCCCTTAACCCCAGACCAGGCAAGGCGATCCTGGTTTCAGGTCATGACATTAAGCAACTCGCGGCTCTACTCGAACAAACCCTAGACAGTGGTATTACGGTTTATACCCATGGCGAGCTACTTCCAGCCCATGGATATCCCCAGCTCAAAGAGCGCTATCCCCATCTGTATGGTCACTATGGCACAGCTTGGCAAAATCAAACCCGCGACTTTGCCAAATTCCCCGGCCCGGTTGTTATTACGACCAACTGCCTGATGCCTCCCCATGAGACTTATGAAGAGCATCTATACACGGTTGGGCCGGTTGGTTTTCCCGGAATTATCCATTTACCCACCCTTGATGACACTGTGGATTATAGTTTGGTGATTTCCAGGGCAAAAACCATGGAAGGGTTTACTGAAGAAACTGAACCTCGCCAGGTGATGACCGGGTTTGCTCGCAATGCGGTCTTAAGCGTGAGTGAGACCATTATTGATGCAGTTAAACAGGGTCAAATTCGCCATTTCTTCCTGGTGGGGGGGTGTGATGGTGCGAAACCCGATCGCAACTACTATACGGAATTTGTGGAAAAAGTGCCCCAAGATTGCGTAGTCTTGACGCTCGCTTGTGGAAAATTCCGCTTCTTTGATCGGCAATTGGGAACCATTGGAGGGATTCCGCGCTTATTGGATGTGGGGCAATGTAATGATGCCTATTCTGCGATTCAAATTGCTCTGGGTCTAGCGAATGCTTTTGAGATGGATGTGAACGAACTGCCCTTATCTATGGTGCTGTCTTGGTACGAGCAAAAGGCGATCGCCGTTTTACTCACCTTGCTTCATTTGGGAATTAAAGATATCCGCTTAGGACCAACTCTGCCCGCGTTCTTAACTCCCAATGTGTTTAAGTTGCTCTCCGAGACCTATAACTTGCAACCGATTTCTACCCCAGAAGCCGATCTAGCCGCTTGTTTAGCCGTGTAAGAGATGGGGAGATAGGGAGATAGGGGGATGGGGAGATCAACTGATTGCCTATTGCCTGTTCCCTATTCCCGATTCCCTATTCCCCATTCCCCATTCCCTAATTTTGGAGAACACTATGTCTGTAAAAACCCTAACTATTGATGGAATTGATGTTGCCATTGAAGAAGGCTCCACGCTTTTAGAGGCAGCCAAAGAAGCAGGGGTTGAGATCCCAACCCTGTGCCACTTAGATGGCATCTCTGATGTGGGGGCTTGTCGCCTTTGTTTAGTCGAAGTTACTGGCATTCCGAAGTTACTGCCGGCTTGCGTCACTGAGGTTTCTGAAGGCATGGAAGTGCAAACGCAAACGGCAAAACTGCAAGACTATCGGCGGATGACGGTTGAATTACTGTTTTCTGAAGGCAATCACTTTTGTGCCTTTTGTGTCGCTAATGGCAACTGCGAACTTCAGGATGTGGCGATCGCCGTTGGCATGGATCATTCCCGCTTTGAGTATCGTTTCCCCAACCGGGAAGTGGATGTTTCCCATCCTCAATTTGGTATCGACCACAACCGTTGTATTCTCTGTACTCGTTGCGTGCGCGTCTGCGATCAGATTGAAGGGGCCCATGTTTGGGATGTTTCTGGACGCGGGGGAACCTCAAAAATCATCTCAGGTTTAAATCAACCTTGGGGTGAAGTCAGTGCTTGTACCTCCTGTGGTAAATGTGTCAATGCTTGTCCTACGGGGTCAATTTTCCGCAAAGGAACAACTACCGCAGAGAAAGAAAGCGATCGCGAAAAACTGGAGTTCCTCGTCACTGCTCGGACTAAGCACCAATGGACGAGATAATCATCAATGGCTCAAGGTAGCAAAATCATGACTCAACCCCTTGATGTAACAGCGAGTTTATCGAAGTCAGAATTAATCGAACAGCAGTTCTTAGAAGTTCTGGAGAGTTGTGAATCTCTTGGCTCTCATCATGCAGAATACTCTAGTATTCCTTATGAATCTGTAGATAGACTCTGCGATCTTGCTCAAGATGTGAATGGTTTTGTTCGCTTTTTGATGATCTATAAAGAGTCAATTCAAATGGCTGTCAATGCCATATTTGGCTATGCAAGTACAGTCGATAATTGGAGAGTTAAAGAGTCTCCTATTGGATTTGGAGTCCGAGACTTTTGTAGCCTGTTAGTTGCTATGCTCCAAGGACAACAAGCAAGCAGCATATTGGCTTCCGGTAATTTCGAGTCCTTAGACGCGATCGCTGAATTATTGGATGAATGGAGGGGAGTTAAGTTTCAAGAAATTCTAGAAAAACAAGCACAGTACCTATTGAATGGAAACTAAAACTAGGAGAGAACACCATGGCAAAGATTAGAATGGCAACGGTTTGGCTAGCGGGATGTTCGGGCTGCCATATGTCCTTTTTGGACTTAGATGAATTTCTATTTGATGTAGCAGAAAAAGTCGATGTAGTTTACTCTCCCGTCGGCTCAGATATTAAGGAATATCCAGAAAATGTAGATGTCTGTTTAGTCGAAGGGGCGATCGCCAATGAGGAAAATTTAGAACTTGCCCTAAAAGTTCGCGAGAGAACGAAAACCGTGATTTCCTTTGGAGATTGTGCCGTGACGGCTAATGTTCCCGCCATGCGGAATATGCTGGGAGGAACGGAACCGGTATTGAAACGCTGTTATTTGGAACTGGGAGATACCACTCCCCAATTGCCCAATGAGCCAGGAATTGTGCCGGAATTACTCGATAAAGTCCGCCCGCTTCATGAAACGATTAAAGTGGATTTGTTTATTCCCGGATGTCCACCCCCAGCCGATCGGATTAAAGCAGCGATCGCGCCTTTATTAGAAGGACAAACTCCAACCATGGAAGGACGGGAAATGATTAAATTTGGCTAACCCATCCATCCTCGCTAAAAACCCGTAGGGGCAGGTTGAACTTGGTTTGTGCAAACCCGCCCCAACCCCATACATCCCCACCCCAAAACCAATAAAGGAGAACGCTAAAATGAGTAAAAAAGTTGTTATCGATCCCGTAACCCGTATTGAAGGTCATGCCAAAATTTCTATCTTCTTAGATGATGCGGGAGAAGTGGAAAATGCCCAGTTTCATGTTGTTGAATTTCGCGGATTTGAGAAATTCTGTGAAGGGCGACCCATGTTTGAAATGGCTGGCATTACCGCCCGAATCTGTGGAATTTGTCCGGTTAGTCACCTGTTAGCTGCTGCCAAAACTGGAGATAAAATATTAGCTGTACAAGTGCCTCCGGGAGGGGAAAAACTGCGGCGAATGATGAATTTAGCTCAGTTGACTCAATCCCATGCTTTGAGCTTTTTCCATCTCAGTAGTCCCGATTTTCTGCTGGGATGGGAGAGCGATCCAGCAACTCGAAATGTATTTGGCTTAATTGCAGCGGATCCAGAGTTGGCACGGGAAGGAATTCGCCTGCGGCAGTTTGGACAAACGATTATTGAACTGTTAGGCGCGAGGAAAATTCATTCAGCCTGGGCAGTTCCGGGTGGAGTGCGATCGCCACTTTCAGACGAAGGTCGCGCTTGGATCAAGGAGCGTCTACCAGAGTCGCGCGCAGTGACGGAGAAAGCCCTAGCTCTGTTTAAGCGCCTATTGGATAGTGAGTTAACCACAGAAGCCGAAGTTTTTGGTAAGTTCTCCTCCTTATTTATGGGCTTAGTTGGAGCTGATGGCAGTTGGGAACATTATGGCGGTCATCTGCGCTTTATTGACAGCGAGGGGAATATCGTTGCCGATCATTTGAGCGAGGATAATTATCAAGACTTTATCGGCGAAGCAGTGGAAAATTGGTCGTATTTGAAATTCCCCTACTATAAACCTCTAGGATATCCCGATGGCATCTATCGCGTCGGTCCCTTAGCGCGGTTGAATGTGTGCGATCGCGTGGGAACACCGAATGCAGACCGAGAATTACAAGAAATGCGCGATCGCGCGGGCGGACGGGTTGCGACTTCTTCCTTCTACTACCACTATGCTCGGTTGATTGAAATCATGGCGTGTCTGGAGCGCTTAGAACAATTAGTAGACGATCCTGATGTGGTTTCGTCCCGCGTTCGCGCCACTGGAGGCATTAATAACCTAGAAGGAATTGGAGTCAGCGAAGCGCCGAGAGGAACCCTTTTCCATCACTATAAAGTGGATGAACAGGGCTTAATTGAGAAAGTTAACCTGATTATTGCCACCGGTCAAAATAACCTGGCGATGAATAAAACCGTGACTCAAATTGCCAAACATTATATCCACGGCAATGAGATTCCTGAAGCCATGCTCAACCGCACAGAAGCCGGAATTCGCGCCTACGATCCCTGTCTGAGCTGCTCGACTCATGCCATAGGACAAATGCCGTTGCATCTAGAGTTAGTGCGCCCCGATGGTAGTATTGCACACCAGCTTTATCGGGATTAAGTC from Roseofilum reptotaenium CS-1145 includes:
- the hcp gene encoding hydroxylamine reductase, with amino-acid sequence MFCEQCEQTASGQGCHQWGACGKSPAVNGVQDLLVYCLRSLAPVALKAGELGLSILEVDRFTCESLFTTMTNVNFDQRYFANLIRHAIALREDLKVQIAQSTSIEWPEIADYQPDFTESLAEQGENLTARLLESAKGNPDIFALKLLVLYGAKGMASYAFHAYELGQEDPDIYQFCHQALHAVDQDHLTLEEWVALALKIGEMNLKAMACLDAGHTETYGHPVPTTVPLNPRPGKAILVSGHDIKQLAALLEQTLDSGITVYTHGELLPAHGYPQLKERYPHLYGHYGTAWQNQTRDFAKFPGPVVITTNCLMPPHETYEEHLYTVGPVGFPGIIHLPTLDDTVDYSLVISRAKTMEGFTEETEPRQVMTGFARNAVLSVSETIIDAVKQGQIRHFFLVGGCDGAKPDRNYYTEFVEKVPQDCVVLTLACGKFRFFDRQLGTIGGIPRLLDVGQCNDAYSAIQIALGLANAFEMDVNELPLSMVLSWYEQKAIAVLLTLLHLGIKDIRLGPTLPAFLTPNVFKLLSETYNLQPISTPEADLAACLAV
- a CDS encoding Ni/Fe hydrogenase subunit alpha → MSKKVVIDPVTRIEGHAKISIFLDDAGEVENAQFHVVEFRGFEKFCEGRPMFEMAGITARICGICPVSHLLAAAKTGDKILAVQVPPGGEKLRRMMNLAQLTQSHALSFFHLSSPDFLLGWESDPATRNVFGLIAADPELAREGIRLRQFGQTIIELLGARKIHSAWAVPGGVRSPLSDEGRAWIKERLPESRAVTEKALALFKRLLDSELTTEAEVFGKFSSLFMGLVGADGSWEHYGGHLRFIDSEGNIVADHLSEDNYQDFIGEAVENWSYLKFPYYKPLGYPDGIYRVGPLARLNVCDRVGTPNADRELQEMRDRAGGRVATSSFYYHYARLIEIMACLERLEQLVDDPDVVSSRVRATGGINNLEGIGVSEAPRGTLFHHYKVDEQGLIEKVNLIIATGQNNLAMNKTVTQIAKHYIHGNEIPEAMLNRTEAGIRAYDPCLSCSTHAIGQMPLHLELVRPDGSIAHQLYRD
- a CDS encoding NADH-quinone oxidoreductase subunit B family protein, producing MAKIRMATVWLAGCSGCHMSFLDLDEFLFDVAEKVDVVYSPVGSDIKEYPENVDVCLVEGAIANEENLELALKVRERTKTVISFGDCAVTANVPAMRNMLGGTEPVLKRCYLELGDTTPQLPNEPGIVPELLDKVRPLHETIKVDLFIPGCPPPADRIKAAIAPLLEGQTPTMEGREMIKFG
- the hoxU gene encoding bidirectional hydrogenase complex protein HoxU, with the translated sequence MSVKTLTIDGIDVAIEEGSTLLEAAKEAGVEIPTLCHLDGISDVGACRLCLVEVTGIPKLLPACVTEVSEGMEVQTQTAKLQDYRRMTVELLFSEGNHFCAFCVANGNCELQDVAIAVGMDHSRFEYRFPNREVDVSHPQFGIDHNRCILCTRCVRVCDQIEGAHVWDVSGRGGTSKIISGLNQPWGEVSACTSCGKCVNACPTGSIFRKGTTTAEKESDREKLEFLVTARTKHQWTR